A genomic window from Salvelinus alpinus chromosome 10, SLU_Salpinus.1, whole genome shotgun sequence includes:
- the LOC139532182 gene encoding bromodomain adjacent to zinc finger domain protein 2B-like isoform X15, with protein MESGERLASPAPPTARTSSPAASSSSSSSSSPAPHSKSSLAPSPAASLGSTLSTSGRLYGAMSDQQPYTLSSAFPLVSHPAFGLYTTSSGRPEFGGLGSLGSLGSLGSLGMSAALAAHPQLSALTEWWRAAEAHSRGAAAFLPPFLGLPTMFTPHIQQNHSPLQAPSRTPSKNGQTPKGVNGAVNGSGVCSPTMQGSYSMNASPSLGASQAVKGPNSKAKGPRSSPHSQSHTAELQLEKVPRKPKDKKPSKKPAEVAGVSDSESGSSSDSSSDGAISSDLEDLGGEEDDDDDDDDDDEDEEEEGKSEAWNSEKEKARRTKKKMKIGTLSSGMKEAQDNRNSLPHSLPSDPPTLVPSQHSPFTLSQSFPLSLQTSRPREEGLQQHLSVIQSTGLAASSKPLALLTQPRRETSPSPVSASPIPLITSPKGRTTASPKPPKLLPSSPQHPPLSLCSSSKPLSVPSLARSVPLASSPQSFPLLTSPMANSQQPKPLKTPGSGKASKRKLLEESLSQINEFRLKQSLLSQGQTFPAAQPKKQQGHKTSRKAAGVTSSSLPPPKLSSSESPCGGGRSTKLPPAPLPLPPPPQNNHSNLFLSSALLGLAAHPNGVIQSTTAQDAPLALITKPRKDSNKDLSGAGASLSLPVNLSTGGRVHSASSQGPPARPATSPSPTTARGPRKIKAPKAPKLQAPNLQVQAHALAPMAAWKGLSQSHLVQSLVDLFRGAEAGLPGLPGLPSSKDSDDSVEDDDDDDDDDLDDLEDDEEDSDDSLSDSDSNSDSDKDVSGGKLKDPKLKLPSSGSASKREKTPLKLTKGHASLLSDSTNHTAASCSPLNLQVIKTPNIVTSSSALAYHSSPSSSYSLVTPPGAGKRKRVMDEQELRIPLELGWQRETRIKSASGKMQGDVAYYAPCGKKLRQYPDVVKYLSRNGISGITRDNFSFSAKIMVGDFYEAREGPQGLQWSLLKDEDVIPHILAMDGRRGRPPNSERQRGAEGGKGSRRRKGRPPNVGEGLGLGAEVPSPSEAKLLRKLEAQEIARQAAQMKMMRKLEKQAMARAAKDARKQQAIMAAEERRKQKEQMKLIKQQEKIKRIQQIRLEKEMRAQQILEAKRRKKEEVANAKIMEAEKRIKEKEMRRQHAVILKHQELERHRLDMVWERERRRQHGMLMKAVEARKKAEERERLRQEKRDEKRLNKERKLELRRLELEIARELKKPNEDMCLADHKPLPEFFRIPGLILPGGAVSDCLMLMQFLRGFGKVLGFDVGVDVPTLGMLQEGLLNVGDSMGHVQDLLVRLLSLAVCDPGLPPGHKTKTMLGDHLTNVGINRDNVSEVLQMYMGAHCGQTELAELALSLKTKAFQAHTPAQKASILGFLANELACSKSVVSEIDKNLDHMTNMRKDKWLIEGKLKKLRTIHAKRTGKRDASMGGEEAQPLGTPSSGLKRKRKAGAESDDDDDEDEDSDDLADEDDEEEEEEMKKAKKVETCDEDDGDQSTSVEELEKQIEKLAKQQHQVRRKLFEASHSLRSMMYGQDRYRRRYWVLPHCGGVFIEAMESGEAAGELEKERERRRRAAAGEVHIKEEPQEEEVQKKKPGGVGGEERSVYTPVGSEEGKEEKKGSPNLFLLYPASLSKLTTLLDVAKDVAKETREAKADPRPKYNGSPRPPSVTTTTKTAPPSDPTNNASLPALPTSPCASTAPNLPCEEAKPGYLTSTSSPSSFSSLLSPPPQLFSPMKTSTLAPNPPQLQYLPSDQLLRVLTERSGHWFSLLPRSPCDDTSLTTSPSPGPSPLQSSPLPSSSLTRPRSPPASPALPLTPSAASASASPHHPAGFINYPLSALQVKAGGSLLSLSAFCGGWPSGMLSPSQLPFCSSPLPGHSGLSSLEGSANAPPSVSSKSESPVPPGEKLSSTVPSPAMMEVPKHSDHPTPRPIPEEMLSGWWRVSDIEELRSLVGSLHSRGTREKGLHRQMHKYMELIPQVCTKHRDAAMIELCELEESQVSVESVRGWCVEEQAMEMDIAVLQQVEELERKVTTASLQVKGWMYPEPQSEREDLVYHEHKPLPKHQPAAGGAGDKDQPEDKADHKAGGVVRHADNPLDIAVTRLADLERNIERRGEEEVAHGMKVWRKALSDVRSAAQLAMCLQQLQKSIAWERSIMKVYCQICRKGDNEDLLLLCDGCDKGCHTYCHKPKITTIPEGDWYCPACISKASGPSPKNKKPPSKPVAGGGGKKPTAAEAKRNGKQAGNSNGNVEMSEDDSASANSTPKKGGGAKEPPSRKRKGEESPAPSQAPPTPQTPSQESPVVCVKRAKTARDNNRDLGLCRVLLAELERHQDAWPFLNPVNTKGIPGYRKVIKKPMDFATIREKLISSQYQNLETFIIDVNLVFDNCEKFNEDNSDIGRAGHNMRKFFDKRWTELLKQIN; from the exons GTCGTTTGTATGGGGCGATGAGCGACCAGCAGCCCTACACGTTGTCAAGTGCCTTCCCCCTGGTCAGCCACCCAGCTTTCGGCCTGTACACCACCAGCTCAGGACGCCCAGAGTTTGGAGGCCTGGGGTCATTGGGGTCCCTGGGTTCTCTGGGGTCCTTGGGGATGTCTGCTGCCCTGGCCGCACACCCCCAGCTGAGTGCTCTGACAG AATGGTGGCGAGCAGCAGAGGCCCACAGTAGGGGGGCAGCAGCCTTCCTCCCCCCGTTCCTGGGCCTCCCCACAATGTTCACCCCCCACATCCAGCAGAACCACAGCCCCCTGCAAGCCCCCTCCAGGACCCCCAGCAAAAACGGACAGACCCCCAAAG GGGTGAACGGGGCAGTGAACGGAAGTGGGGTCTGCTCCCCAACCATGCAGGGGTCTTACTCCATGAACGCGTCCCCATCCCTGGGTGCCTCCCAGGCTGTTAAGGGCCCCAACTCCAAGGCCAAGGGCCCCAGGAGCAGCCCTCACAGCCAGAGCCACACAGCAGAGCTACAGCTGGAGAAAGTACCCCGCAAACCTAAGGACAAG AAGCCCAGTAAAAAGCCAGCAGAGGTCGCTGGGGTCAGTGACAGCGAATCAGGCTCTTCCTCGGACAGCTCCAGCGACGGAGCCATCAGCAGCGACCTGGAGGACCTCGGAGGGGAAGAGGACGACGACGATGATGACGACGACgatgatgaggatgaggaagaggagggcaaGAGCGAGGCGTGGAACTCTGAGAAGGAGAAGGCGAGGCGGACGAAGAAAAAAATGAAG atCGGGACACTAAGCTCGGGCATGAAGGAGGCCCAAGACAATAGGAACAGCCTGCCCCACAGCCTACCCTCCGACCCCCCCACCCTGGTCCCCTCACAGCACTCCCCCTTTACCCTGTCCCAGAGCTTCCCCCTGTCCCTCCAGACCTCCCGGCCCAGGGAGGAGGGTCTCCAGCAGCACCTCAGTGTCATCCAGTCCACGGGTCTAGCAGCCAGCTCCAAGCCCCTTGCCCTCCTCACCCAACCCCGCAGGGAAACCTCCCCATCACCCGTCTCTGCCTCTCCAATCCCCCTCATCACCTCCCCCAAAGGACGCACCACAGCCTCCCCCAAGCCGCCCAAGCTTCTGCCCTCCTCGCCGCAGCACCCGCCCCTGTCCCTCTGCTCTTCCTCCAAGCCCCTGTCGGTGCCCTCCCTGGCCCGCTCTGTACCCCTGGCCTCCTCGCCTCAATCCTTCCCTCTCCTCACGTCGCCCATGGCCAACTCCCAGCAGCCCAAGCCTCTGAAGACACCTGGCAGTGGGAAGGCTAGTAAGAGGAAGTTGCTGGAGGAATCACTCTCTCAGATCAACGAATTCAGGCTCAAACAG TCTTTACTCTCGCAAGGCCAGACGTTCCCGGCGGCGCAGCCCAAGAAGCAGCAGGGTCACAAAACCTCTAGGAAGGCTGCTGGGGTGACGTCATCCTCCTTGCCGCCCCCCAAGCTGTCCTCCTCGGAGAGTCCGTGTGGTGGTGGCAGAAGCACCAAGTTGCCCCctgctcccctccccctcccccctcccccccagaaCAACCACTCCAACCTCTTCCTGTCCAGCGCTCTCCTGGGCCTGGCTGCCCACCCCAACGGAGTCATCCAAAGCACCACCGCTCAGGACGCGCCGCTAGCCCTTATCACCAAGCCCCGCAAAGACTCCAACAAGGACCTCTCTGGGGCAGGGGCGTCCCTCTCGCTGCCCGTCAACCTCAGCACCGGCGGAAGGGTCCACTCGGCCTCCTCTCAGGGCCCCCCGGCGCGGCCCGCTACCTCACCCTCACCGACCACGGCCCGGGGCCCCAGGAAGATCAAGGCCCCCAAGGCCCCTAAGCTCCAGGCCCCTAACCTCCAGGTTCAGGCCCATGCTCTGGCCCCCATGGCAGCCTGGAAGGGCCTCTCTCAGAGTCACCTGGTGCAGTCTCTGGTGGACCTGTTCAGAGGGGCCGAGGCCGGCCTCCCAGGTCTCCCCGGTCTCCCTAGCAGCAAGGACTCGGATGACTCTGTTGAGgatgacgacgacgacgacgatgATGATCTGGatgatttggaggatgatgaggaggactcGGATGACAGCTTGTCAG ATTCTGACAGTAACTCGGACAGCGACAAGGACGTCTCCGGTGGCAAACTGAAGGACCCGAAGCTGAAGCTGCCATCGTCAGGCTCCGCCTCCAAGAGGGAGAAAACCCCACTCAAGCTAACCAAAGGCCACGCCTCCTTACTGAGCGACTCAACCAATCACACAGCCGCCAGCTGCTCCCCGCTCAACCTGCAGGTCATCAAGACGCCCAACATCGTCACCAGCTCCAGTGCCTTGGCCTATCACagctctccttcctcttcctacTCCCTGGTCACGCCCCCAG gcGCAGGGAAAAGAAAGAGGGTGATGGATGAGCAGGAGTTGAGGATACCTCTGGAGTTGGG CTGGCAGAGAGAAACGCGGATCAAGAGCGCGTCCGGGAAGATGCAAGGCGACGTGGCGTACTACGCGCCATGCGGGAAGAAGTTGAGGCAGTACCCAGATGTGGTGAAG TATCTATCCAGAAATGGAATAAGTGGCATCACACGCGATAATTTTAGCTTCAGTGCAAAGATAATGGTTGGTGACTTCTATGAAGCCAGAGAAGGACCCCAG GGTCTGCAGTGGAGCCTGCTGAAGGACGAGGATGTCATCCCTCATATCCTGGCCATGGATGGCCGGCGGGGACGGCCCCCCAACTCAGAGCGCCAGCGCGGGGCCGAGGGGGGAAAGGGCTCCCGGAGGAGGAAGGGCCGGCCGCCCAACGTGGGAGAGGGTCTGGGGTTGGGGGCAGAGGTGCCTAGCCCCAGCGAGGCCAAACTCTTACGCAAACTGGAGGCCCAAG AGATAGCCAGGCAGGCGGCCCAGATGAAGATGATGAGGAAGCTAGAGAAGCAGGCCATGGCCAGGGCAGCCAAAGATGCCAGGAAGCAACaag CCATCATGGCGGCCGAGGAAAGGAGGAAGCAGAAGGAGCAAATGAAGCTCATCAAGCAGCAG GAGAAGATCAAGCGTATTCAGCAGATCAGGTTGGAGAAGGAGATGAGGGCACAGCAGATCCTGGAG GCTAAACGGAGAAAGAAAGAAGAGGTTGCGAATGCCAAAATTATGGAGGCAGAGAAACGAATAAAG GAGAAAGAAATGCGAAGACAGCATGCAGTCATTTTAAAGCACCAG GAGTTGGAGAGGCATAGACTAGATATGGTATGG gagagggagaggagacggcAACATGGGATGCTCATGAAGGCGGTGGAGGCTCGCAAAAAAGCAGAG GAGCGCGAGCGCTTGCGGCAGGAAAAGAGGGATGAGAAACGCCTGAACAAGGAGCGGAAATTGGAGCTGAGGAGGCTGGAACTGGAGATTGCCAGGGAGCTGAAGAAGCCAAATGAAGACATGTGTCTGGCCGATCATAAG CCTCTTCCAGAGTTTTTCAGAATCCCTGGCCTGATCTTGCCGGGGGGTGCGGTGTCTGACTGCCTGATGCTGATGCAGTTCCTACGCGGCTTTGGGAAGGTGCTGGGCTTCGATGTGGGGGTGGACGTACCCACCCTGGGcatgctgcaggagggcctgctCAACGTGGGAGACAGCATGGGACACGTCCAGGACCTGCTGGTCAGACTGCTCTCCCTGGCCGTGTGTGACCCAGGACTGCCCCCAGGACACAAG acCAAGACCATGCTGGGGGACCATCTGACCAACGTGGGCATCAACCGGGACAACGTGTCGGAGGTGCTGCAGATGTACATGGGGGCCCATTGCGGGCAGACTGAGCTGGCTGAGCTGGCCCTCAGCCTGAAGACCAAGGCCTTCCAGGCCCACACCCCCGCCCAGAAGGCCTCCATACTAGGCTTTCTGGCCAATGAGCTGGCCTGCAGCAAGAGTGTCGTCAG CGAGATCGACAAGAACCTTGATCACATGACCAACATGAGGAAGGACAAGTGGCTGATCGAGGGCAAACTCAAAAA gTTGAGGACCATCCATGCCAAGCGGACCGGGAAGAGAGATGCCAGCATGGGAGGGGAGGAGGCCCAGCCCCTGGGTACGCCCTCCTCTGGCCTCAAACGCAAGAGAAAGGCCGGAGCAGAAAGCGACGACGACGATGATGAAGACGAAGACAGCGATGACCTGGCCGATGAAGatgacgaggaagaggaggaggagatgaagaaGGCGAAGAAAGTGGAAACGTGTGACGAGGACGATGGGGACCAATCAACTAGTGTGGAGGAGCTGGAGAAACAGATAGAGAAGCTAGCCAAG CAACAGCACCAGGTGAGGAGGAAGCTGTTTGAGGCGTCCCACTCCCTGCGCTCCATGATGTACGGCCAGGACCGGTACCGCCGGCGCTACTGGGTTCTGCCCCACTGCGGAGGGGTCTTCATCGAGGCCATGGAGAGCGGAGAAGCTGCGGGGgagctggagaaagagagggagaggaggaggagggcggcAGCAGGGGAGGTGCACATCAAGGAGGAGCCGCAGGAGGAGGAGGTGCAGAAGAAGAAACCTGGGGGCGTCGGCGGGGAGGAGAGGAGCGTCTACACCCCCGTGGGGtcagaggaagggaaggaggagaagaaaggtTCTCCCAACCTTTTCCTCTTGTATCCGGCCTCTCTCTCCAAACTGACCACGCTCCTCGACGTCGCTAAGGACGTTGCCAAGGAAACCCGCGAAGCCAAGGCAGACCCCCGCCCCAAATACAACGGCAGCCCCAGGCCACCGTCTGTTACCACGACAACAAAAACAGCACCACCATCCGATCCCACCAACAACGCCTCTCTGCCCGCCTTACCTACAAGCCCCTGTGCGTCGACGGCGCCGAACCTGCCGTGCGAGGAGGCCAAACCCGGCTACCTCACCTCCACCTCATCcccctcctcgttctcctccctTCTGAGCCCCCCACCCCAGCTTTTCAGCCCTATGAAGACCTCcaccctagcccctaaccctcCACAGCTCCAGTACCTCCCCAGTGACCAGCTCCTCAGGGTCCTGACAGAGAGGAGCGGTCACTGGTTCAGCTTGCTTCCCCGCTCCCCCTGTGACGACACCTCCctcaccacctctccctcccctggGCCCAGCCCTCTCCAGTCCTCCCCGCTGCCTTCCTCCAGCCTCACCCGGCCCAGGTCTCCCCCGGCCTCCCCCGCCCTGCCTCTCACCCCCTCGGCAGCGTCGGCCTCAGCCAGCCCCCACCACCCAGCTGGCTTCATCAACTACCCTCTGTCAGCCCTGCAG GTTAAGGCTGGAGGGTCGTTGCTGAGTCTCTCAGCGTTCTGCGGTGGCTGGCCCAGTGGAATGCTGAGCCCCAGCCAGCTACCCTTCTGCAGCAGCCCCCTGCCAGGCCACTCGGGCCTCAGCTCCCTGGAGGGCAGTGCCAACGCGCCGCCCAGCGTCTCCAGCAAGAGCGAGTCGCCCGTTCCTCCCGGCGAGAAGCTCTCGTCCACGGTGCCCTCTCCCGCCATGATGGAGGTGCCCAAGCACTCGGACCACCCCACACCACGGCCCATCCCCGagg agaTGCTGTCAGGCTGGTGGCGGGTGTCAGACATTGAGGAGCTGCGCTCCCTGGTGGGGTCCCTCCACAGCCGGGGAACCAGAGAGAAGGGCCTGCACCGACAGATGCACAAATACATGGAGCTCATCCCACAGGTCTGCACCAAGCACCGAGACG CGGCCATGATAGAGCTGTGTGAGCTGGAGGAGAGCCAGGTGAGTGTGGAGTCAGTGCGGGGGTGGTGTGTGGAGGAGCAGGCCATGGAGATGGACATCGCTGTGCTGCAGCAGGTGGAGGAGCTGGAGAGGAAGGTCACCACCGCCAGCCTGCAGGtcaag GGCTGGATGTACCCCGAGCCCCAATCAGAGAGGGAGGACCTGGTCTACCACGAGCACAAGCCCCTCCCCAAACACCAACCAGCGGCGGGCGGCGCTGGCGACAAAGACCAACCGGAAGACAAGGCGGACCACAAGGCAGGCGGCGTGGTGCGTCACGCGGACAACCCTCTGGACATAGCGGTGACGCGATTGGCGGACCTGGAGAGGAACATCGAGAGAAG GGGCGAGGAGGAGGTGGCCCATGGGATGAAGGTGTGGAGGAAGGCCCTGAGCGACGTCCGCAGTGCCGCCCAGCTGGCCATGTGTCTCCAGCAGCTCCAGAAGTCCATCGCCTGGGAGAGGTCCATCATGAAAGTG TACTGTCAGATCTGCAGGAAGGGTGACAACGAGGACCTGCTCCTGCTGTGTGACGGCTGTGACAAAGGCTGCCACACGTACTGTCACAAACCCAAGATCACCACCATCCCCGAGGGGGACTGGTACTGCCCCGCCTGCATATCCAAG gCGAGCGGCCCATCTCCCAAGAACAAGAAGCCGCCGAGCAAACCGGTGGCGGGTGGAGGCGGGAAGAAACCCACCGCTGCCGAGGCCAAGCGGAACGGGAAGCAGGCCGGCAACAGTAACGGTAACGTGGAGATGTCAGAGGACGACTCGGCGAGCGCCAACAGCACCCCGAAGAAAGGAGGAGGAGCGAAAGAGCCCCCCAgcaggaagaggaaaggagaagagagtccCGCCCCATCCCAGGCCCCGCCCACACCCCAGACACCCAGTCAGGagagccctgtggtgtgtgtgaagAGAGCCAAAACAGCCAGAGACAACAACAGAGACCTGGGTTTGTGcag GGTGCTCCTGGCTGAGTTGGAGCGGCACCAGGATGCCTGGCCCTTCCTCAACCCCGTCAACACCAAGGGGATCCCTGGGTACAGGAAGGTCATCAAGAAGCCCATGGACTTCGCCACCATCAGAGAGAAGCTCATAAGCAGCCA GTATCAGAATCTGGAGACTTTCATTATTGACGTCAACCTGGTTTTTGATAACTGTGAAAAGTTTAATGAAGACAATTCAGACATCGGGCGAGCGGGACACAACATGAGGAAGTTCTTTGATAAGAGATGGACAGAGCTTCTCAAGCAAATAAACTAA